In the Anolis sagrei isolate rAnoSag1 chromosome 1, rAnoSag1.mat, whole genome shotgun sequence genome, ttgattgcttttcctacaaACATTGACAGAGTTTTTTTCCATCTAAATGCACATCTTGCAACTGCATACATTTATGCATTAGTTATAATCTGACTTTTAAAGTGTGTAAAAAATCAAGAGTTCACACTTCTTATCCCTTGCTTACAAATTATGCTGTGGACAAAATTTGTGTCAGTACAGGAAATGTACAATATTTTCTCCTGGTAGAAAAAAAGCTCCACCAACACCATTAAAACGCCTTTTCTCTATCATATCTTTAAATGAATGTTGGATGGACATTATGTTCTTTTCTGCTGATGCTTTTACAAAGCACGGACTGAGTAACTCAGAAGTAgttggaattttttttgggggggggggttggaacaCCTGTATATAGTgtatatcttagagatgggactcaaatctaaacacaaaatcccTTTATGTTTCATGTATCCTCTTGTACACATAACCTGAAAGTAATTTTGTACAAATATTTTCataattttctgcatgaaacaacTTTTGTGGACATTGAACTACCAGGAAGTAAAAATAACTCTTATCTCAAACACTTATGTGGAAAGGTTTGGAGTATTCTAGACTTTGGGATTCCAGTTAAGGAATGCTCAACCAATACTTCCAGGTCCCTGAGTAAATGGGATTGGGTCCTCAAAGAAGATAACAGTGCAAAGAAGGTCAACGTTGTAATTTTCTTCCTGTCAATCAAGGGGTAAGCTCTGCTGGATTCAACAGGACTTACTCCCAGATGTGGAAGTACAAAATTGTCTGCAATAAGTTAACATTTTCTACCatgcaaaaacaaataaagaggAAATGATGTCATATGTGGGTTTTTGCTGTGAAGGGACCACAATGGGCTCTAGCATGCATTTGATATTGGCCTGGGTCATCAGGACTGTGCAGTACATATACCTGTCTATACACACTGTATATACGAAGTCATGTGTCATCCaatgcatacacacataaatTTGTATGGACTTGCATCTGATTCCTGAAATCCTTCCTCCCAGAAAGGGGTGAAGTGGGGTGGTGGAGAGAAGGATCATAGGAACTGGACATATGTGTACAAATGCATGGTATGAGTCACACATGATGATGTACATGCAGTGTGTACCATGCGTGTGAAACCAATTGCCCCATCACCTGGAGAAGACCATCTCTTTTGAAAACTGCATGTACTGGCTCATGCCCATAGTTGCAGAGAAATCCAGAAGAACAAGGACAACAGCATGGTGGAAGTTGAGAACTTCCAACTACAAGGGAAGCAAAGGACATCTTAACATTAGGGTCAGATCATTGGCACTTGAGCGACAGGGTCTCGCAGAACGTGTGCCACAAAGTGAACTACAATACTGTTTATTAATGGAGTGCTGTGTCATTTGTTAGAAACTACACACCCCAAATTATCAAAATATCATTAGAAGTGCTAATGAGTTTAACCTTGTTAAATCAAATTCTCATATATAAAAAGGGGTGACGAATGAAACCAAATATTACATTACCTGTATGTTCTCTCTCATGTCAGTTGCTTCTCTTAACGGATGAACTGCTAATTTGAAGATGTCATCCAGAATCTTTAAGCCTGTATTCCTCAGCATTGTATAGTCTCTTGTTTTCATCCCTATTCTTGCAGTCAGGCCACGCTTTTGTGTCTTCCCTCCTCCACGTCGATTTGTTATGGCGATGTGCACAAAAAGTGTAACGTGCTCCATGACATCTCCCACAAAAGAGCGTAGAGGGATATGTCTATAGCCAGGCTGCAAACACTCTAGAGGGATGGCACATTGACCTATGAACTCGTCGCCAATATAATCATCATCCAACACGACAAACCGCATCATAGCAAGTTCTGGCAGATTTATCTCAAACTCAAAACTCTCGTCAAAAATAGGGTTATCACTGTTCTGCTGTACAGTTTTAGTTCTCTGCTCTGTACAATCTGCAGGAATACCATGGATTTCTAGACAAACATAGGGATCTATGACATCCCCTTTGGCACAAGCACCTTTGGGCTTTGGAAAGTTCTGGCCGCTGATGATTTTGACATGTAGGACTTGAGGGGAAACCCCTGGGACTATGCCTTTTGTATTTGCACTGAAGTAAGAAATCTCTTCCCGCATAACGGAAGGTCTCAGGACATAACCACATCCCCCGTTTTGTAAAAACCAGCCCGTATGTAAATCCATCATGGGTCCTGGTGTTTGATAATTCATTGCTACTATCTGGCAGCCACAGTTCCAGAAATCTTGTGGATTTAGGTTACTAGAATCTATTCTCATGGGACTAGGGTATATCCGAGACAGAAATTTCTTATTATAATTTACAAAGTCCTCTGGACACTCATTTGCAATTCGACTGGCTTCAGCTTCACTGAAGGAACAGAATTCCCAGTAATTTTGGTTTTTCATGGAGCTCTCAAAATCTGTGAACTGGACAGATTTACATATAGAGACAAGATCAGACAGTTCCTTGCACAACCAGGATCTCTTAGGTAACACCTCAGACACTTCAGACATTCTTCGAGATACTTCGGCCTCTTCATCTTCATCACTGACTTCTCCCTCTAATAAATCTTCACCGGAAGGTAGTTTCTTCCCTTTCACAATGATTTTCTTTTTCAGTTTTTCTGGAGAGGGAAGGTATGTCTCCGATGGGAATGGTGCGTCAGTGTACAACTTGGTTCCAAAGGTCTTCTTCATTTGTTTAACCATGACTTTTTGCTgctgtatagagcagtggttttccaaACAGAGAATAAGAGGATACTCTGATGAAACGAAGGCTAATTTGTTGATCACATCAATGACACATTGAAAGGACAGAGGTGATGTCATGCTGTTACGATTACAGATTATGGGCTCCTTGTCTGGTCCATCACAAACATCAAGTTCAATACTTCTACAGTTCATCTTCAGTGCTCTGACATAGCCATTGATATCTGCCGGCCCTCGGACCTGGTCTTCTATCAGGTAGGTATTGTGAGATGAATTGATATAGTAATGTGATAAAGGCTGGGTCATGTCTTGGACAACCTTTTTATGTGTGGGATCAAAAATTTCACATTCTGGAGACAACAAATATTGAGTAAATCCATCAATTGCAAGAAAACCCTTCAACTGCCCTTCCTCTGAAAATTCATACCTACGAATAATATCAAGACACATTTCTTCAGTTATATTTGTGACCCCTTGCTCGGCTTCTAAAAAAAGCATGAGGTCATTGGCATCTAAGTATTCTTTGTTTTTGGATATCTGCACCAGCAAAAAATAAACATCAGGTCTAGTGCAAAGCTCAGTGTATGCTTCACAAAATTCCTCTTTTGTTACACGAGTTGTTAGCTTCTCTTTGCTCTTCTGGATTTCCTTAAATTTTAACCTGATTTTTGACTCCTTTAAGGCAGAGTTCAGCTGTTTTATTAATTCCACAGCTGTATCTTCTAACATGATCCCGTTGCCATCCACATCTGCAGCTTCAAACACAGATTTAAGCCACACAAATCGTGGAGTATTCTGACTACCTTCTATTAAATCCAGACATTGCTTGCTTCGGGAAACCAAGTACCTCAAACCTGATACCCAAATGTTGGCCACATCTGCTGAATTGGCAACCAAGTCCAGAGAGTTATAATTCCCCCCATGTATTATGGAAAAGGCACAGTCTTCAGAAATCTGATCCGCCAGACTATTGTTTCTGAATGTTTCAGTGTTTTTACCCAATCGGATTTCTTTTACAGCAGAAATATCAAGTTTAGCCTTGTCAGGATCTTTTTTTGATGGCTCCCAACGTAGTGCTTGTAAGTCAGGGTCAAGAGTAAAAAATCGATTATAAATACGAGAATTTGGCCGGACTTTCTTCAGTTCACAACCCGCTTGCATGAAGCTGATGCAGTCATTTGCGCTGCTGATTTTCTTCTCCGATGGCATGCTGCTGAAGGAGACGGTTTTCTTCTGCCCACATTTTTGGTTTGCAGGGTCCTGTAAAGCAATTAAACATAGTATATTAACTATTGATGATTACGTGAAAGTCATACACATTATATAAAAAGTAGAAATTCAATTACTATTTTGAACGATTAGAATACATGGATGCTATTTTGTACATGTATAGGCTATAATATGCAGTCTTCAGTTATCATGAATTTATCTATAGTTTACTGTAGCACAACAGTATATGGCTGTGCTGCATTAGATTCATCTTGCATACCATGAACTTTATtaattattagccatcccctgccatgcatggctgtggcccagtctgtgtatatgtgttttgtgtgtgtatatatgtgtgtgtatatttgtgtatatgtgtatatatgtagttttgtgcatgcattgtaatgtatttgttattttttggcttttaaagtctcttccactgtgttttccagtgtttttatgagtgatggtcactcgttagcctgataagtgtattttgtccaaatttggtgtcaattcgccttgtggtctttgagttatgttaatcccacaaatgaacattacatttttctttatatagacttccaattaaaatcaatgggactCATATGCATGCTTAACTATGTGCCTAATAGTTAGAAACCAGTGACCAAATATTCCATAGCAGCAAAGTGAAGTGAAGCTAATTTTAATATGTGCAGTCATTGACTCCCACCTCAATTTTTTTCGGAGTCAAGTTCTACAAAATCATTAAGTCGAGTGTACAAATGGAAGTCTTTCTAGCTGCATGGCTGGATCAAAATTCATCTTATGGAGCAGTTTGTCTATTTGTAATGAACTGACAGACTGTGTCCACTCATCAAGCATATGAACAACATTGACAGAAATTATATCACCTCCCACATCTGCGTATCTCCCAAACATGCTCTAGCAAATTAGAAGACCATCTCAAAATGAGGTGATGGGTGCATGAAGGATGcaaggggagagaggaggagaaagtcTTGCTGTACAGACAAATGTTCCTTGCATGGCACTGACTCGAATTCCAAATACCAGAACCACAATTCTTATTGTGGTAGCAAAGTATCTCACAGTGCAGTCCTATATACTTCCTGATCAGAGGTACATTTCCTGAATTCAATGGAGCTTACTGCCAGGCTAGATGTCAACAGGATCATAgttgaccgcatctctgtatatgaacccacatgatcactccgttcatctggagaggccctgctcacgatccctccTGCGTCGCAAGtgagtttggtggggacgagggacagggccttctctgtggtggcccccccgactctggaactctctccccaaggacatcagagaagccccaacgttggcaatctttaggaagagattgaagacctggctgttccagtgtgcctttccagaataggaagctcccagcatcatgtcccaaacacactttattagagatttaagattgcctgcacattgcacctaccctaaaatccttacatttacctgtcatgtccagcacttttaatttttattcattacatttggcccggccctagttttaactgtgtcatgatgttattgtttaatgttttattgtttattgcttaatgtttattggttgcttgggttttattgtgtatttgttaGGCTGttattttattgagggccttggcctatgtaagccgcaccgagtccttcgggagatgttagcggggtacaaataaagttaataataataataataaataatcatagTCTTAAACAAATCTAGAAATAATACTATTTAAACAATACTATTTAAACAATGGTATTAAAATGAAACCAACAATAGAGTGCCAAGTTGCAAGATTCTACCACTGCCAGCAGTTTCACCCTACTCCAAAATGCGTAAAGCAGTATGATCGAACAGTACACGGTCCTACCACATAGAAGGCACTTCCTTGTTCTGTAAGTGATGTAGCCTAGTTTTATTTTTATGAACGTTACTTGAATTAATAAACCACatattttctctccttcctttctaatGATATTATGGACAAGAAGACTCTGAGCATTCTGTTTGTGTAATCTAATCACTGAAGACGGAAACTTTGTCAACACTGGGGAACAAATGATGTtgcacagaacaaaacaaaaaccccaacaacatcAATATGTGGTAGGAGGGAAACCTATTCATTGAAAATGGAGGGAAGATGCAGGAGAGATGAATTGTCTGTGCTTGTGATAATTCACAAAGATATGGTACCTATTAAATACAAACACCCATTTAAAAAGACTGCTCATTGTACAATAACAACAGCTAGAAGTTTTGTTCCAGTGTGATTGAAACTTACTTCACACATTGTTGTAAAGTGGATACTGTGTAAGAAGCAGCCCATTACCAAATTATAATGTGGGTTGGATGAGTACAGGAATTGGTTCATATACATGGTTTGCTTGTAATGaacatatagagcagtggttcttaacatctgggtccccaggtgactaaacctacaactcccaaaaatcccagccagtttaccagctgttaggatttctgggagttgaaggccaaaacatctggggacccacagggtgagaaccgcTGATGTAGAGGCTTGAATCCAATGTCAATAGCTAAACGTGATAAGACATGAAAGCATTGAATGGCATGAAAGATTATGGCGAAATGCCTGGCAAGCCAACGGTAAACTGTTTCAGAATGTCCATTCATTCCTTAACAGTCTCTGAGTAGCAACTCTATGTTTCAGAATGGTCAGCAGCTGTTGAATCATTAAAGTGGGAAGATGTGGAGAAAAATAAGATATTCCTTCCTCCCAtctccaatttaaaatatttccaaacTCAAATATTTAACAAAAAAAGAGAATACATCCCAGAAATTGTTAACATCATGAGGACAATGCAGGCTAGGAATTTCTTCAGCAAGGGCTTGGTCAAAGCACACAGAAGTAACCACAAAACCAATGAAAtgagatatacatatacacagaaaatGTCTGTGGGTACAAAGTGGGGTATAAAAAGTAGGTGGGACAGAGCATAGGTACGATTTGTTCCATATATTGTTCAAATGCATGCTTCTGGCATTCATCACCAAGTTATattgaccaggggtcctcaaactaaggcccgggggtaggatacggccctccaaggtcatttacccggccctcactcagggtcaacctaagtctgaaacgacttgaaagcacacaacaacaacaactacaacaacaacaaccctatctcatcagctaaaagcaggccaacacttcccattaaaatactaataagtttatatttattcttcttcttcttcattttaattattgtattgtttttaagtgtgttttgcagtacaaataagttatgtgcagtgtgcataggaattcattcatattttttttccaaattataatccagtcctcctACAGTTTGAGAGACTGAGATCGGGtcctcagtttaaaaagtttgcggACTAAAGTTGCTAGGACTTGTAATCGAATAATATCTGAATGTATGCACTGGAGATACAGTAGAGATAG is a window encoding:
- the PLCL1 gene encoding inactive phospholipase C-like protein 1, with the protein product MEPKGEEDAELLDPLALAGRRRERRSGVLPDAHEAGLLEAARAAPRRSSIIKDPANQKCGQKKTVSFSSMPSEKKISSANDCISFMQAGCELKKVRPNSRIYNRFFTLDPDLQALRWEPSKKDPDKAKLDISAVKEIRLGKNTETFRNNSLADQISEDCAFSIIHGGNYNSLDLVANSADVANIWVSGLRYLVSRSKQCLDLIEGSQNTPRFVWLKSVFEAADVDGNGIMLEDTAVELIKQLNSALKESKIRLKFKEIQKSKEKLTTRVTKEEFCEAYTELCTRPDVYFLLVQISKNKEYLDANDLMLFLEAEQGVTNITEEMCLDIIRRYEFSEEGQLKGFLAIDGFTQYLLSPECEIFDPTHKKVVQDMTQPLSHYYINSSHNTYLIEDQVRGPADINGYVRALKMNCRSIELDVCDGPDKEPIICNRNSMTSPLSFQCVIDVINKLAFVSSEYPLILCLENHCSIQQQKVMVKQMKKTFGTKLYTDAPFPSETYLPSPEKLKKKIIVKGKKLPSGEDLLEGEVSDEDEEAEVSRRMSEVSEVLPKRSWLCKELSDLVSICKSVQFTDFESSMKNQNYWEFCSFSEAEASRIANECPEDFVNYNKKFLSRIYPSPMRIDSSNLNPQDFWNCGCQIVAMNYQTPGPMMDLHTGWFLQNGGCGYVLRPSVMREEISYFSANTKGIVPGVSPQVLHVKIISGQNFPKPKGACAKGDVIDPYVCLEIHGIPADCTEQRTKTVQQNSDNPIFDESFEFEINLPELAMMRFVVLDDDYIGDEFIGQCAIPLECLQPGYRHIPLRSFVGDVMEHVTLFVHIAITNRRGGGKTQKRGLTARIGMKTRDYTMLRNTGLKILDDIFKLAVHPLREATDMRENIQNAILSVKELCGLPPITSLKQCILSMSARLVNSDNVPSVVLCMKDNFPYLESLGSLTDVQKKVLAAYNQMIQENKSLIETAVTVHDKIVQCQKAAMHLHEELHNLGTKEGLKGRKLSKAIESFAWNITVLKGQGDLLMNAKNEAVENMKQVHLACLSCGLSKTGGGNVDAKSKRGLEAIEEKETGDENGRL